A single region of the Candidatus Omnitrophota bacterium genome encodes:
- the dnaX gene encoding DNA polymerase III subunit gamma/tau has protein sequence MAYLPFARKYRPQTFEELIGQPHVTTTLTQALKAKRVAQAYLFAGPRGVGKTSAARILAKALNCEKGPTATPCDACASCTQIISGSSLDVIEIDGASNRGIEEIRTLRESVGYAAATGEFRLYIIDEVHMLTTEAFNALLKTLEEPPAHVKFIFATTAPNKVPATILSRCQRFDFRRVDVPTLVKQLSQVVKAEKIHVAEPAVYAIARAADGSVRDGEVLLDQAASFVKGAIEESDVIALLGAIEADALIEWVRAIIDRNAPGALSLLAKQLDQGKDAAQLLMALVRHLRNLLMLRVTDGAASKEELRSRLIDEPAERLSALERQAARLGPQELLLALQVLMGAYELVRRSPMAPMILELVIIKLSTREQWQSLEQITQRLEQLSAQTPHHMGAGQADSTEETGPTEKTRKAPTPGTTHQPAESMGAVPAVATIWPAFLERLGAKKISLAAYLAHAKPLALEAGTLTVGLPGFALHQEVVSEPETRRLIAALLSELLKTAVRVEYTTLSDLPSPAPADAPAASAGSAPGSPLVQDIVKLFNATVLDRPSVS, from the coding sequence ATGGCGTACCTCCCGTTTGCCCGTAAATACCGGCCGCAGACGTTTGAAGAGCTGATTGGCCAGCCGCATGTGACCACGACGCTCACACAGGCCCTGAAAGCCAAGCGCGTAGCGCAAGCGTATCTCTTCGCCGGCCCGCGCGGAGTGGGCAAGACCTCGGCCGCGCGCATCCTGGCGAAGGCCTTGAACTGCGAAAAGGGGCCGACGGCAACGCCATGCGATGCGTGCGCCTCCTGCACGCAGATCATCAGTGGCAGCAGCCTGGATGTGATCGAAATCGACGGGGCGTCAAATCGCGGTATCGAAGAAATCCGCACGTTGCGCGAGTCGGTCGGCTATGCCGCCGCGACCGGCGAGTTTCGCCTCTACATCATCGATGAAGTCCACATGCTGACGACGGAAGCGTTCAACGCGCTGCTCAAAACGCTGGAAGAGCCGCCCGCCCATGTGAAATTCATCTTTGCCACGACTGCGCCCAACAAAGTGCCGGCGACGATTCTTTCACGATGCCAGCGGTTTGATTTTCGCCGCGTGGATGTGCCCACCCTGGTGAAGCAACTCTCGCAGGTAGTGAAGGCCGAGAAGATCCATGTCGCGGAGCCGGCGGTGTATGCGATCGCACGTGCGGCCGATGGCAGCGTGCGCGACGGGGAAGTGCTCTTGGATCAGGCCGCCAGCTTCGTCAAAGGCGCGATTGAGGAATCGGATGTGATCGCCTTGCTCGGCGCCATCGAAGCCGACGCGCTGATCGAGTGGGTCCGCGCGATCATCGATCGCAACGCGCCAGGAGCGCTCTCGCTGCTGGCGAAGCAGCTGGATCAGGGGAAAGACGCGGCGCAGTTGCTGATGGCGCTGGTGCGGCATCTGCGAAATCTGCTGATGCTGCGCGTCACCGACGGCGCTGCCTCCAAAGAGGAGCTGCGCAGCCGGCTGATTGATGAGCCGGCCGAACGGCTGAGCGCTCTTGAGCGGCAAGCCGCCCGGCTTGGCCCGCAGGAGCTGTTGCTCGCACTCCAGGTGCTGATGGGCGCGTATGAACTCGTGCGGCGCAGCCCCATGGCGCCGATGATCCTTGAGCTGGTGATCATTAAGTTGTCGACGAGAGAGCAGTGGCAGTCGCTGGAGCAGATCACGCAGCGATTGGAGCAGCTCAGCGCGCAGACCCCGCACCATATGGGTGCGGGGCAGGCAGACTCGACGGAAGAGACGGGACCGACGGAGAAAACGAGAAAGGCTCCCACGCCAGGAACGACCCATCAACCTGCCGAGAGCATGGGGGCTGTCCCCGCTGTGGCGACGATTTGGCCGGCGTTTCTTGAGCGGCTGGGCGCGAAGAAAATATCACTGGCCGCGTATCTGGCCCATGCTAAGCCGCTCGCACTGGAGGCCGGCACGCTGACCGTCGGGCTGCCAGGGTTTGCGCTCCACCAGGAAGTGGTGAGCGAACCCGAGACGCGCCGGCTCATTGCCGCGCTGCTGAGCGAGTTATTGAAGACCGCGGTGCGTGTCGAGTACACGACGCTGTCGGATCTTCCCAGCCCAGCGCCGGCGGATGCGCCGGCGGCATCGGCCGGAAGCGCTCCCGGCTCTCCGCTGGTGCAAGATATCGTGAAGCTGTTTAACGCGACCGTGCTGGATCGCCCCTCAGTCAGTTGA